The following coding sequences lie in one Oncorhynchus nerka isolate Pitt River linkage group LG14, Oner_Uvic_2.0, whole genome shotgun sequence genomic window:
- the LOC115141526 gene encoding transmembrane protease serine 13-like codes for MAKHDPNELPPPYYSVEVHTLPPLQSYEELVYGAGPRHTPPNQLYYIPQHPPPVAAQHVCQPSISLSNKKKKGKCCHNSAKCFGGSGGIVLLLLLGIAIWLGVRYGTRLATAAVTLNHHDSEDEGHYEKQLSVPVHDTCSNSTVQCDGLRDCRLGTDESNCVRFGADGALRVRTSQDDRFLPVCYQGWDQSYANRTCAQLGFRKSFATKAVKSQQSIGLTLNNRSSLPIQGQVSVGSSCPDQNTVSLKCIDCGRQQLTSRIIGGTVAKLGQWPWQLSLHFGRSHICGGVLVSPDFVVTAAHCFPRLFLDASKWLVYGGVVSQDQLPSPYLVEKIIVNENYNNVTNDQDITILKLASPVVFTDAVQPACLPAFDQTFPRGTKCWISGFGTIDAGSAKLSKALMQVTVDIIDVRVCNSSKVYSGSVSNNMLCAGDLNGVRDSCQGDSGGPLVCQTSDNLWQLVGVTSWGSGCGQSNRPGVYTKVSSLLPWIYSKMQLENP; via the exons AACGAGCTCCCTCCTCCATACTACTCTGTTGAGGtgcacaccctccctcccctccagtccTATGAAGAGCTAGTCTATGGAGCGGGTCCAAGGCACACTCCTCCCAACCAGCTATACTACATCCCCCAGCATCCCCCACCAGTGGCTGCACAGCATGTCTGCCAGCCCAGTATAT CTCTTTCTAACAAGAAGAAGAAAGGCAAATGCTGCCACAATAGTGCCAAGTGCTTTGGTGGGTCAGGAGGCATCGTTCTGCTGCTCCTCCTGGGCATTGCCATCTGGCTCGGAG tgCGTTACGGTACCAGATTGGCAACTGCGGCTGTCACCCTTAACCACCATGACAGTGAGGATGAGGGGCACTATGAGAAGCAGTTGAGCGTGCCCGTTCATGACACCTGCTCCAACTCCACGGTCCAATGTGACGGTCTGCGAGACTGCCGACTGGGCACCGACGAGTCTAACTgtg tgAGGTTTGGGGCGGACGGTGCTCTACGGGTCAGAACTTCTCAGGACGACCGTTTCCTCCCAGTGTGTTACCAGGGATGGGACCAGAGCTACGCCAACCGAACCTGTGCCCAACTGGGCTTCAGAAA GTCCTTTGCAACCAAGGCCGTGAAATCCCAGCAGTCCATTGGTCTAACCCTGAACAACAGATCGTCTTTACCCATCCAGGGCCAGGTCAGCGTCGG CTCTTCCTGCCCTGACCAGAATACGGTCTCTCTGAAGTGTATTG ATTGTGGGCGTCAGCAGTTGACCTCCCGGATCATAGGGGGCACTGTTGCCAAGCTGGGCCAATGGCCCTGGCAACTGTCTCTACACTTTGGTAGATCACATATCTGTGGAGGGGTCCTGGTGTCCCCTGACTTTGTGGTGACAGCTGCCCACTGCTTCCCcag GTTGTTTCTTGACGCCAGTAAGTGGCTTGTGTACGGAGGAGTGGTGTCTCAAGACCAGCTTCCTTCTCCCTACCTCGTAGAGAAGATCATCGTGAATGAGAACTACAACAACGTAACCAACGACCAGGACATCACCATTCTGAAGCTGGCCTCACCAGTGGTCTTCACTG ATGCAGTTCAGCCTGCCTGTTTGCCAGCCTTTGACCAGACATTCCCCCGTGGAACCAAATGCTGGATCTCGGGCTTCGGAACAATAGATGCGGGATCag CGAAACTCTCCAAAGCCCTGATGCAGGTGACCGTTGACATCATCGACGTGCGTGTGTGTAACAGCTCCAAGGTATACTCTGGCAGTGTGTCCAACAACATGCTGTGTGCCGGTGATCTCAATGGGGTCAGGGACTCCTGTCAG GGAGACAGTGGTGGTCCTCTGGTGTGCCAGACCAGTGACAACCTTTGGCAGCTGGTGGGCGTGACCAGCTGGGGCAGTGGCTGTGGGCAGAGTAACAGGCCGGGAGTCTACACCAAGGTGTCCAGCCTACTGCCATGGATCTACAGCAAGATGCAG CTGGAGAATCCGTGA